The proteins below are encoded in one region of Telopea speciosissima isolate NSW1024214 ecotype Mountain lineage chromosome 10, Tspe_v1, whole genome shotgun sequence:
- the LOC122643594 gene encoding RING-H2 finger protein ATL46-like — translation MSWFQSQIKEKDDTCNFPPGISPLSSYSSFRSPHSSNDQNGSTPSSSGRKISPIVLLIIVILAVIFFISGLLHLLVIFLIKKPSSSSTSQSNRYLDLSGSDALQRQLQQLFHLHDSGLDQAFIYALLVFPYKEKMGLKEPFDCAVCLSEFSEQDKLRLLPIRRHAFHINCIDTWLLPNSTCPLCRGTLFTSGLSIENPIFEFDDPMEEDGIPTDREDRPGGMLRAHGSRMEVELWK, via the exons ATGTCTTGGTTTCAGTCtcaaatcaaggaaaaagaTGATACTTGTAACTTTCCACCTGgtatttctcctctttcttcttattcctcATTCAGATCTCCTCATAGTAGTAATGATCAGAATGGATCAACCCCATCGTCATCTGGTAGAAAAATCAGTCCAATTGTTCTTTTAATCATAGTTATTCTAGCTGTTATATTCTTCATATCTGGTCTGCTCCACCTGCTCGTTATATTCCTCATAAAGAAACCATCTTCCTCATCAACTTCTCAGTCTAATAGGTACCTAGATTTGTCCGGCTCTGATGCTCTACAAAGACAGTTACAACAGTTATTCCATCTCCATGACTCGGGTCTAGATCAAGCTTTCATATATGCTCTCCTTGTTTTCCCCTACAAAGAGAAAATGGGTCTAAAAGAACCCTTCGATTGTGCTGTTTGCCTCTCTGAATTTTCAGAACAAGACAAACTTAGATTGCTTCCCATACGTCGCCATGCTTTTCACATCAACTGTATAGACACTTGGCTCCTGCCAAACTCAACATGCCCTCTTTGCAGAGGAACCCTCTTCACCTCTGGCCTTTCTATTGAAAACCCAATTTTTGAATTTGATGATCCAATGGAGGAGGATGGGATTCCCACCGACAGAGAGGATAG GCCAGGTGGCATGCTGAGAGCtcatggaagtaggatggaagtagagctttggaagtag